A genomic stretch from Erwinia sp. E_sp_B01_1 includes:
- the atpH gene encoding F0F1 ATP synthase subunit delta, which produces MSEFTTVARPYAKAAFDFAVEHQSIDRWQQMLAFATQVASNEQVAELLSGALAPEALSARFIAICGDQLDEAGQNLIKVMAENKRLPALASVLAQFIQLRDAYDATTDVEVISSTTLSDEQLTKISAAMEKRLSRKVKLNCKIDKSVMAGLIIRAGDLVIDGSVRGRLERLTDVLQS; this is translated from the coding sequence ATGTCTGAATTTACTACTGTAGCTCGCCCCTACGCTAAAGCAGCTTTTGACTTTGCTGTTGAGCATCAAAGTATCGACCGCTGGCAGCAAATGCTGGCGTTCGCTACTCAGGTAGCCAGTAATGAACAGGTAGCAGAACTCCTTTCCGGCGCACTAGCGCCGGAAGCGTTGTCTGCACGGTTCATCGCTATCTGTGGTGACCAACTGGACGAAGCCGGTCAAAACCTGATTAAGGTAATGGCCGAAAACAAACGTTTACCGGCGCTTGCCAGTGTTCTGGCGCAGTTTATCCAGCTACGTGACGCATATGATGCGACTACCGATGTTGAGGTAATCTCTTCCACCACACTGAGTGACGAACAGCTGACTAAAATCAGCGCCGCTATGGAAAAACGTCTGTCACGCAAAGTTAAGCTGAATTGCAAAATCGATAAGTCTGTAATGGCAGGCCTGATTATCCGTGCGGGTGATTTGGTCATTGATGGCAGCGTACGCGGCCGTCTTGAGCGCCTTACCGACGTATTGCAGTCTTAA